The Astatotilapia calliptera chromosome 8, fAstCal1.2, whole genome shotgun sequence nucleotide sequence GTCTCCCAGGCTACACACTTTTTGTCCCACAAAAACATCCTCGTTTCCTTGCGAGTAGTGGAAGATGCCCTCTACCCTGGTGTAAAGTTAGTTTGGGACATTATGTCCACTGTAAATGTGTATGTACATAGAACACCTAACCTGCTGTTACTGGCAGGTTCTGCTCAACAGTTAAGGCTGATTCCTAAACACAGATCCAAGCACCAAGATAGGTGTCAGGTGCAAATTCTTTTAGTTTAGGAATGAGCCTTAATTCCACCTGTCATAGTGCTGTACAGTTAAACTTCTcatccacactgatcacagatcCACCGTGCTGCCATATAGCAGCAGTAACTACAAGTTTAAAAGTCTAGGCATGGGAGTtctgtcaaaaaataaataaaaactgtaaacgCTGCTAAATCACAAACTATTGACTTCCATACCAACTACCGAACTGTCGGGAGAAGAGGAATCTCACTCAACACAGTTACACGTTTTCGTCCTTAAGTTCACCACGGACTCGGCATGCTTCTCCATGACTTAGTATGTCTTTCTGGCTTGCACTGATGATAGAATATTACCATGCATTAAACTCGGATGCATCTCCATAATCCAAAATGCCTCATCTGTCTTCCTTTGTCAGTTATAGTAATATTCTGGAGTTTTACATAATTGTGTGGCAGAAGGTCAATGGGAGGCCACAATTTTGAGACTATTGAGATGCACCCGTTGTCATTTCTTTTCAGAAAGCCACATTTACCAGGCGGGGCCTCTTATCCACAGAATGGCGAGACAAATATCACATTACTTGGTGATAGCTATTAACCAAACTGTATGGATGATGGTCCTTTAAGTGTGGGACACTGTAGGGACTTTTACATGCGTCTCCCAGAAACTACCACCATTGTTGGAGTGGGTTGGGGACGTTTCAGTGTGGCTTGTTTAAATGTTGAATACTTTTGGCCTGTTTGGGAGGGCAACACATTACAACCGCATAGGTGGCGACGTTGTAGAACCCACACGATTCTTTTGGTAAGCGACTTTCCATTTCTGTCTAACACGAAATGGTGCAGACCCCAGAGAAAGCCCACAGATGGAGCCGTTTAACTTCAAACTGTCTCTAGAGCTGTTGTagtctgtcatgtgtttccAGGAAGCTAACTTGACGCTGGTGAATCTCCAGGGTACATGTTGTATAAATTGCAAAATTACTAGAATGTTCATATTAGATTATAAGATATTATTAAGGGCAATGAATATTATATTGTATCTTCATTGATCGTTACAAATAAAGTTCCCACGGAAAAGATTGGAAACCTGTattgtgtgtttctttgaatTTAGACACGAAAAAAAACTGCCAAAATAATTTTGATAAGTGATAAGTTtattgctgtcttttttttgtagtataCAGGGACTTGGGCAAGTCAGTGGCCAAGCAACATGGAAGCTTCTGTCAGATTACTTTTCTCTTAATTAgggaaaattatttaaaaatttgtcaaaaataattaaaaggacAGTAATTGTTCTGACAACAGAAGACAGGAAATAAAGTATTAGCTTTGACATATACTGAAGCTGGGTAATAGCTAACATGTAACCAGAGAAGCCACTCAAGTGCAACACTtcattttaacaaacaaaaaaacaacaatttggtCAACATGACATGAGAACCATGGTTACAGAGGACACGAATAATTGGACGAGGTTTATTAGCCAAGGAACTGAagtcataattttatattactgGAAATGACATACATCTTTCTAAGATCAAAACCATTTACATCTGTCTGTAAAATAGCTAGGTGGTAATGTTAGCATAAAGACTGGAATAAGGTAGAAACACTTTATGTAGCTAACGCCTACCAGCACTTCTGGTTCAAGTGTAAAAGCAAGCGGACTGCCGTTAAAAATTTGCTCAAGCATAGAACATGAATGAAGAGAAAATACATATTAGTAAAGTTTTCTGTCTCCTCGGGTGTTctgagtgggaaaaaaaaacatacaaacaaaatctAGACTGCTAGTTCTGCTAGTATTAATTTTACTGCATGAAAAAAGTactttattttagcattttgcTAATAAAACTTGTATTATGTCTAATACTCACATTAAATAGAACAAGTTTATGTGGAGTAAAGTTAATATCATATTTTCAAGTTAATGACCAATGAGCTAGCTAAGATAATGCTAATTTGGAAAAGACGGTGAGTACTGTGAACAATGAATGAAGCTTACTGGGTCTTTTGAGAATGAATGAACAGATGTAACTAGGAACATAAAACAGAAGTGCTGGTAGGCTGATTCTGTGATTTGAAGACAAAGCCACTTCGGTCTGTCCCCATCTGTCAGTCTTTATGCAATTTAGGCTAACAAACTGCTAGCCGTAGCTTTACAGTCAGCGGATAGATATAAAGGAGGTATGCAAGAAATTAtacttatttattaatttttaatctaAGTTTTTAGGtgcataaaaatgcatttactaatcaaaactaaaaccTTATTTGGTTCTGAGTTTGTCATTCTCACCTATAACTACTGTGCATAATAGGTTTATCTCGGCTGGCTTTTGTGAAAGTCTATTCTTTATTAATATCCAGTATTCACAGTAAAAATTTGATTATATTACATCATCCTATTAAGTGCTAAGAATTGTCaattacaaatcttttttttttttttaaagtaagttagGAAAACATGGCTTTTCAAAGTGGTTCTTTTACTTTGTATCACATTCTTAAGAGAACTAATAATGAAGAAATGTCAGTGATCGATAATGGTACTTTTTTCATACATCATATAGAGCCCCAATCTGTTTTAAACGAATGTATAAATACAGGATCAACTATaaatacaaaagcacaaaataaataaatgtaaatgggAACAGAAATGCTGGCATTTTAATgaccaaaaaagagagagaaaaagctaGATGTGAGCTTTACATGGGTGGAGCCATCTAAATCACATCAGTCAACAACTTCCAGGGGAGCAGTCATTTGATATTAAAATTTGGGAATAAAAAGCTTTTGCAAATAAGGCAGCATTTGGCTGCTGATATAAACTGATAAGATAATTCTTTTAAAGGTGTCATCCTGTGGATAATAGTGGAAAACAAATAAGTACAAAAAGATTCCTTCAAATGACCTAACCTATACACATATACTAAGCTCAAGCAAACTGTGACAAGTGTTTATTAAGCTAGAGGTGcacagtgaattaaaaaaaatcatatttacatCAAATAATGAAGTGATTACAGAAAGCATTTGATTTGTTGTTTGTATGTTCTTCCACACCTCTGACATAATATGTAGACGGCAACTTATCTCTGTCAGTTTTGATATTTACAGTATGGCCATTACTAAGCAATCCAATTCACCTGTTAAGTCCtctctggggtttttttccagTACAAATATATAACTCAAAGTACACAATGAAAGTCAAACTGTGTCTTCAAGTCAAAGCACTGATACTGTATTAAATGTTGGCGTAAAGTACTGTAATCAGGTTTTTAAGTTACATTAACGTTTCTTCTGACACTATGTCCGCTGTCATAAGTACTTGGTAGTTGTGCACATCAAGATCATGCCAAAAAGCACAAGGGCTTTAGTTTTTGAGTATGACGACAACATAAGAACCACATTTCAGTGAAGTGGAAAGGTTGGGATATGACAATTGTTCAATTTTCTGGCTTAGATTTCAGCTTTTGCATATCTGCTAATGGTTATACATTCCACTGGATCATAGCAAGGAGCAACACGTGAACATTTAAAGCTGTTAAGAACAGAATTAAATAGGTCTTTGGTATTGTCATAGCTAATATCAGAAGTCCGTGCAGCTAGTTGCAAGCTGCAGTCTTGAGTTCGATGGCTGGTATGCTGCTAACCAGCACTTTAGGGACAGTGTTGTTTTTACCAGTGCTCCAGGTGAAGGTCTGTGGCAGAGTTCAAATTAATGTCTGTTACATCCAGGAACTCGGCATTAAAAATGCTTGGTGCACTGGGTGGAGCAATGCTGAAGGCAGTGGCAGAACTGGGTGGTGTCAGGTCGAGCCATTCCATTGTCTCCCAAGCCGTCTCACTAAAGGTCATGCTGACCATTCCCTGCACCTCGGGGTTGGCGGATGCCTTACTGCCGATGGCCGAGAGAGACGTGTCCATCAGATCTCGGTTGCTCAGAAGTTTGTCCTGTTGTGGATGATGAGAGTGATGATGATTCTGAGGGCTGCTGTACCGATCAACCTCTCGCTTCCCTTCATCTTCCTGGCCCCCATCCTCTGCTGCCATTTTAAGAAGAGGTACCTCCCCTCCGCGGCCGACGGGACTGCCAAGCAGAGTGTCTGGGTGGCTCTCGGTGACGTGATTGGCTGCGTGGTCGTAAGGGAGCTGGTTGGGGGAGAGGTGCTCGTAATGTCGGTGAAACCACGGGATGAGGAGGCCGGGACACCCTGGGGACACAGTAATGTGAGGCATAACTTTGGTTACAGAGgacctctccctctcttctctgGCGTTAGCTGGCATCTCttgaagagaaagaggagaggagggagggtcACAGCAGGTTCAATGTGTCAGGTAAGACTGTGAACAACGGGTAGTGATTTCAAATGCTTTCGTCTTCAGCCAATAGGATCTATAGAATGAATCCTTACCTCCACTCTCTATGAGCACATCCAAAAGCTCATCCATCTGCTGACTTCGGGTCAgttgctgtaacagtaacaAAAAGTGCATTCCTTTTATCAGCTGAAattttaaacacttaaaaaactgaattgaatttgttgattttttttttaaactttctagCTCCTAAAACGGGACTTGGCCCCTTTTACTAGCTTTAAAAGatagaggggtttttttttgcttgtttcagagaaacagaaatattttaattgGCTTTAAAAAATTTAGATGTGCTTTATTTTGCTTTGCTGGCAAAATTAAGAAGGTAACAGAAATTTAGTTTTGCTCATAGTCAAAAATGTAGCGCTACAACAAGTGTTctaataattattaattattcacTAACCTTTTTATGTCTAAGGGGGAAAATCCCTTTTATgtgcaaacaaaacaatacatttCACAACACTGTAggcattttttttacagtttaatataatgaataaaatattttgtcaaCTGTAACAAATTTTTACATAATTATgatggttaaaaataaaatcactatAACGCTGTTGTCATAATAGCTATAAAAGTGCAGTGAACAAAGCGatggatgaaaacaaaaactacaacacagataaaaatagaagaaagaaaaaacaagacagaCCACAGGAGGAAGAGTGGAATGAGAGCAACGccaaaaaaaggtcaaataaaTTTCTGGCCAGCCATCTCTACTGAATTTTATCATGGATTTGAGTTTACCTGTTTGACTGCATCCTCATAGCATGGGGGCTGTCTTAAGTCAGATGCATCTGAATCTGAGCTACTGAAGGCAGGGGGAGGGACCTGGCACTTTGGCAAAACTGACATCTATATGGGAAATAGGTGAAAAGTGATATTAGTATATTATAGGGGGATTTACCCAAATTAGGCCCTCACGTTTAAAAAATCTCATCACAGtgaaaagtttactctaaaaaATGATTTGGCGTTGTCGTCTTGTAAAGGAAATGTCACTGACATGTCAAGGAATATATGATGAAAACTGATATGAAGTTATGACAAAATGAACTTCACAACAAAAGACAATAATACACAGAGACAGGCCACAAATggagagaagaaaggaaaacagtAACATACATGTGAGATGATTCAGCTGAAGTAAATGATGCTGATGTGACGATGCTGTAAAATGCTGGTCATGTGGATAGAAAATTACCTTTGGTTGCATGTTCTGGCTCTCAGCCTTAGCAGGGCTGCTGTTGTTGAGGCCACAGTCAGCtgagctgggatagactccctGAAGACCTCTTTGGTTGGAAGGATAGGAGCAGTTTATAGGCGGACCGCCACTCTTTTGCTGCATCTAGTTAGCCAAAAATAAAATGCCCCAAACATGTTAGAAatcaacaaaagaagaaaagactaAAAAAACCCACCTAAACTAAAGAGAGCATATTTTgtatatgaaataaatatttacatatacTGTTTTGaacatgttttcagagatgCAGATGATGGGAAATTGTAAAAGCTAATGCTAGTTACATATGTTTCTGTGCTAGTTGGTGGCTGcccacatttaaaaatgtagatAAGTATTATGTCGgttttctttaacttttatACTATAATATACATTTACTTATGCAGcccactgatgatgatgatgcctaATGATTTTGGTGATCTCATGACAGCAAATACAGGAATATATAAATGCTAAAAGaaatcacaataaaaatcagaatatccatagaaaataaagaaatagcAATATAAAGCTAAACAAACCTTGATTaggttatgtttttggtagCGTTTGTTTGCGTCCATATCATTCTTTCTGTCTCTAAACAGGATAGTTTGATAAAACTTCGTAGGGGTGTAAAGTGGGGTCATGTTAAAACATTGGTTAAATTATTGTCTCAAATCCACCATGGTCTTCAAGGTAAACATCTCAAAGTACATTAgaagagaacaaagaaaactaaataaatatatataaaatacaatactattcccttaaaagtaaatactgcttcttgttttaattatattatcTAATAGAAGTCAGTAAAATGGTCATTCTAAATATAAAGGCATCATACCTGCATGTTGCATGCTCTGTTGTTTCCCTGGGTGTGGGGGTGACTACAGCCATCCCTCCCCAGTTGAGGAGACAGCAGGTAGGGGTTGTTAGGAGATGAAGGCTGTGGGCTGCTGGAAGATTTTCTGATAGGAGAGTCTTGCGGTGAGCACTGTGGGCTGAGGAAGGTGGACATAGCGGTGGGGCTGCCAGAGGCAGGGCCTGTATCCATACACTGTGGTCCCCCGGGGACCCCCATGTTGGTAATGGAGGAACCGCAGTGTCCCATATCCTCTCTGCAGCTACCAGGAGGGCACTTAGGCTGTTTAGGGGAGGACAGAGGGCAGCTGGAGGACAAAGACAAAGGCTCCTGCTTGATAGTCACCCCAAAAAAATGCTGCCCCATCATGGCTGGTGTCTGGTGCTGCTGGTGGTGCATGGGAGGATGAGATGCAGGAGGGACCGTATCCTGTGTTGCTCCATAGCAACGTTTTCTCTTGTGGAGTTGCATCTTTAGCTCTTCAACCTAATAAGCATGATCACAGAGCATTCAAtttacaactcaatactttataaataataacatgATTGATTGTTGCATTAGTATTAGATGCTGCAGTTTCATGGCTGCCTATGACATAGACTTGATAAATGAAAATTAGCCTTCTTAACATCTCTACTTTACATCCACCTGTTGACTAGCAAAGCATGTAGTGGTAGGTTTAAGAGCTTGAAAAAAAGCAGACTTTTCACCTCTCATTCAAGAAGCACTGACCTATTAATTAGTGTGTAATCACATGGCCCAAGTTGTGAAAAAAGTCATGGGTCCAGCTTTTGGTTTTAGACCTGAGGAacctcggatgagaggtgaaatgccTTCATTCTCTTAAGATCCACCATGAAGTGTTAGGAAGCAGAAACAGATCATCACCTGTCTCTGCTCCTGGTGCAATTTCCACGTCAGCTCCTCGATCACCTTCTGCTTTTCCACCAGCATCTTGTCTTTTTCGGCTTCTACACCATCCATACCACCAACCTCCCCCATCCTCTGACCTGCCCCACCCATGctgccacctcctcctcccccaaAGCCATCCTCCACGCCGAGCTGGGCAGGAGATGGATGAAGGGCAAACTGTGTTGGCGAAGACATGGGCACATCGCTGAAGCTGTCGGGGAGTGAACCGCTGAGGGACAGCTCAGAGGAGGCCGGCGAGATGGGTGGGGTGGAGGAGGTGCTGGGGTACTGGTAATAGCCTCCCTGGGACAGAGCACTGGAGGAGGATGGGGACTGGTAGGAGGACAAGGACCCTGTGGGTGTGACAGGAAAGGTCATGGTGGTGATATCAGAGGATCCCGAGGGCGAGGAGCCGGTGTTGGAGTCTTTGAAGGGCCGGAGTCGCTCGATGAGGGCAGTCTTGGTGCCTGAGACAGGCATGCCACGAATACGCAGGTGCTGCCTCAGCTCTGAAACCTTGcagggcaaaagaaaaaaaaggagaataaaAAGGATTACATATGTATGTTAAGGAGAGAAGATTGTCAGAATGTTCCTCTCTAGTATCACCTACTTTTAGGTCATCCAGATTAGATGGCAGGGGCCCAGGTTTGACTTGTGCGATGTTGCTTTGGTTGGGGAATGTGTTCTTGACTGGAGAGGATGAGTTACTGTTGGCTGTGCTCGACGGGGCACTGGAACTACAAGCCGATAGTTGCTCACTGACTCCTCTGGAATGGAGCAATTGAAGAAGATTACCCaaaagtaaatatatatatatattgatgaGCCAAAACATTCTGACTGCTTACATTGGTGGGTGCACCACATGTTACATGGGTCTGCAGTATGTAAGATGGTAAATTAAAAACTGGATCTCATATTTACTGATGCAGATGTAAGGAGTTTATTATTGTTCTGACATTAACCATGGCTCAAACCTACAGAAAGTAATCAGATCCCAGATTTCTTCCCTAATCTACATCATTTTAAAGTctttcagttcatgttttttgtGCTATTTACTGTTTTGGATCACACTTAAGAGTAAGATGTAGCATTACTTttattaaccccccccccccctacacAAGTTTGCAGTAGATAATTTGAGGAGATTTCGTCAGATATGTTCTCTACTTACTTCTGGGTGTGAGCTGGTGTGTGGGGTTGATAGCTGAAAGTGGGCTGCCTCTGCTGAGCCTGAGCCTGAGACTGGGCTTGGGCCTGCGTCTGCGGAGTGTGGGTATGCGGATGTTGCGACTGCTGTGTCTGCGATTGCGCATGAGTGTGTTTCTGCTGGCTGAGAATCTGCAGCTGCAggaagagctgctgctgctggaggagtCGGGCGTAGGCCGAATCCATGGGTGGAGGGGACTTCTCTGCCTTCTGGTCTGGAGGAATGTACTGGTGGTACTTGAGCTTTTTGACTTTAGGCTTCACATCTTTGGGCTTCTTGTGACGGTTCTTGTCGGAAGATTTAGACTGGTGGTAGAGAGGACGAGAAAGTCTGAGTTAGGGTTAGAAATTCATTTGTTAAAGTTAAGaatgtaaatggcctgcatttgtatagcgctttacttagtccctaaggaccccaaagcagtcattcacccattggtgatggcaagctacattgtagccacagctgccctggggcgcactgacagaggcgaggctgccgggccCTCtaaccaccaccagtaggcaaacattgggttagtatcttgcccaagttcgatcccaggctgctccaggctgggatcgaaccaccaaccttatggttagtggctgacctgctctgccacctgagctacagccaggtGGCAGATGATAGTGAGTTTAATGACAAACTGACCTTGACGATAGCAGGAACAGGTATTGGGGGAGTAGTCTGGCTGTTGTTAGCACCAGAAAGCCCCTCATCCTGGCTTTGATCAGGGGGGTCTCTGCTTACACCACCCTatccacaaataaaaacaaagtacatTTACTTTTCCAGGCTGAAGTTAAAGAAATAATTACTAAAGTATAAAGTGTTTCAGTTTAGACGTAAAGAATAGTTTTCTTCTCGcttcatttgataaactggtCTGTTGAGCTCAGTTTCACTCAAAGAGGTTTAACCTTGGAGTTGTTTTATCGTATCCACTCTACTGACAGACATCTGGTTCCAAACAATACTAAACAAGCACATGGCAGGATGTAATAAAAGTGAACGACTGTATTTACGCAGCTATTTTATAGTCTTTGGCAACTTTTTTGCTATTGTTGCCTTAGATTTCATGCATTTTGCTCTGACTGTAtctgttttcttctcatttcttcttCATGATTATAAAGGTAAATTGAACAGACAGGGAGACTGCTTGACAGTTTATAATCCAAATAGAATAATTATCCCTAAAATGCTCATGTATTGATGTTTCCTCCGCAAAAGTATTCCAAAAAGCTTTAAACAAACCTTTGGGCCTGACATGACGCACAGAGGGATGATGATTCAGTTGGAACATTTaagaggcagaggtctaagagATATAAACAATTGTGTTCTGGCACAAATTTCAGTTGAGGGACCGTTTCTGTTGGTGACCGTTGGAATGAGGTCACCGTGAGTGAAAGGTAAGCAGCAAGCATATAAAGGCAGCTGTGCCGCCAGCATGGCTCAGCATGCAGGAATGTGACACCTGCCTATGTCAACTCAGTCCAACAGTGGAAAACAGAGGATGTGCAGCTCACTCTGCTACCACAGGAGGGCAGCAGAAATAAACTGGTGGTAATCATAGCTGCTCAGTGTGGGAGCTTGAGTGAAAGAAATGGATAGAacaaaggagaggagaggaggcgtgtttgtgtgtttttttgaccTGTCGTTCGCTGGTGAGGGCAGgtgaggacgaggaggaggccGTACTGCCGACAGCCTCAGATGAAGGGCAGGCCGAACCCTGCGACTCATCACTGTGGTGCTGCTCTGGAGACAGACTCTCGCTGCTGCTGTCCTCCTCAAATGCATAGGAGTCCTCTTGCTTAGGGAGCTTACCATGGTTTACtgcaagaagaacaaaaacagagataCGTGGGGGTGTCAGCGATGTAATATCTATCAGCCTAGACCCCTTTTACAcctagaaacaaaacaaaacaaaaactgtaagTGCACACAGAATGCATTCGGATCGTCTTCAATCTGCCAGGCGTGCGTTGTTATCAGACATAACAGAAATCTGCACAGTGTGACTACAGCCTAAAGGAAATGATCCACATAGAAACTTTAAAGATCACCTAACCTAACAGTGTCTAGCAGCATTGCTACAATTGACATGGGATGTACCATCTAACTCATTTGCATACTGAGACACACATCAGGGCTGTTACAATATTACTATGCTCAAAAAAATTCCACATAACATTAGTACAATCTGTGAAGAAAATTTGGAAAAATGTAGATAGGTGAATTAAACTAAAGTGCAAAATCTAACCAGAACTAAAAGCAAAGCAAGTATAAACTGTCACAGTCATCATCGATATACAATTATCACAAGACCTATGATTCAAGACACTAAGAGCACATTTTAATAACCGAGCATGCTTCAATATGTTCCTTCCAGTTTTTTATAGCCTGGATATTACAGTTATTGAAACAGCCAATCAGTACTGCTGCCTCCAGCCGGCTGACAGTCAGACTTTACCACCAAACTACTTCATCTGCAAtctaaaacagcaaatgaccAGTCGCAAGACTATTGTGTTCAACCTCAACCTGTTGTTTTAGTGGAAACGGTTCTCAGTTTAACACGCTGTTATGTTACTCCAGCACTGTATCTGTGGAGGTTCAATCATTCTGTGCTCTGTAGTTTTAAATACACCAGGCTTTAGTTACACGTGCTGCTGATAGGGTAAGACCTTTGTCCCACAAACCAAATGACAGCAGAATTTGTCCAAAGCGCCTTGAACACCATTTCAAGAAAACATTTCATTCAATCCACAAACCACTGGACCCTTTTCACATCTGTTtttgtgaaacattttttttacctgctccTTGGCTGATTGGATGCATACTGCATGCTGCACACAATGTATGTGAGCAGAGGTATTCACACACTGCCTGTCACTCACACCTAGTACAGCACTCAGCTCGGAGGTGTTACGCTGTGTGGGTAAGACACTCACACAACCACTTTACCTCTAGAACGCTCCTGATTGGCTGGCCCGATAGGGAACTCAGCTTTGATTGGGGTAGTTAAGAGCAACTATCTAATGGAGCTGAAGGGACAGAGCCAGGGAAGGAGGTGGTAAAggctggagtgtgtgtgtgtgtgtgtgtgtgtgtgtgtgtgtgtgtgtgtgtgtgtgtgtgtgtgcgcgctgaGAGGTATAAGATTCTCTTTTTGTATCCAAACATGTGACAACCAGGAACAGATTCTGGTTTCCATCACAGTACCAGGTCCATTCTGTGCAACTCTATGACCTtgcagtacacacaaacacacactcggcGAGCTTACTGCACAGCTTAGTAAATAGCATTGTCCTAAATGCCATTTCCTCCCACCTGTTCATGTTTAAGTCTGTAGGGAAAAACACCAACACGGTCTGTGTGTGAATTTACTCGGTGCATTTTCGCTCTGCTGCACAGTCCAGGACTCTTTAAGATAATTTGTTGTCACCGGGAGATTGAGTTGGC carries:
- the myocd gene encoding myocardin isoform X1, whose amino-acid sequence is MNAVKSSEVHNGPEDRRCPGQLQRATQLHGDKERTNHVLKKHIQSRESKNVLQLRLQQRRTREQLADQGIMPHPASGGSNLEAQLRLKRAQLAEDLNKKLALRPGPMELVQKNIIPLDSAITMTVNHGKLPKQEDSYAFEEDSSSESLSPEQHHSDESQGSACPSSEAVGSTASSSSSPALTSERQGGVSRDPPDQSQDEGLSGANNSQTTPPIPVPAIVKSKSSDKNRHKKPKDVKPKVKKLKYHQYIPPDQKAEKSPPPMDSAYARLLQQQQLFLQLQILSQQKHTHAQSQTQQSQHPHTHTPQTQAQAQSQAQAQQRQPTFSYQPHTPAHTQKGVSEQLSACSSSAPSSTANSNSSSPVKNTFPNQSNIAQVKPGPLPSNLDDLKVSELRQHLRIRGMPVSGTKTALIERLRPFKDSNTGSSPSGSSDITTMTFPVTPTGSLSSYQSPSSSSALSQGGYYQYPSTSSTPPISPASSELSLSGSLPDSFSDVPMSSPTQFALHPSPAQLGVEDGFGGGGGGSMGGAGQRMGEVGGMDGVEAEKDKMLVEKQKVIEELTWKLHQEQRQVEELKMQLHKRKRCYGATQDTVPPASHPPMHHQQHQTPAMMGQHFFGVTIKQEPLSLSSSCPLSSPKQPKCPPGSCREDMGHCGSSITNMGVPGGPQCMDTGPASGSPTAMSTFLSPQCSPQDSPIRKSSSSPQPSSPNNPYLLSPQLGRDGCSHPHTQGNNRACNMQMQQKSGGPPINCSYPSNQRGLQGVYPSSADCGLNNSSPAKAESQNMQPKMSVLPKCQVPPPAFSSSDSDASDLRQPPCYEDAVKQQLTRSQQMDELLDVLIESGEMPANAREERERSSVTKVMPHITVSPGCPGLLIPWFHRHYEHLSPNQLPYDHAANHVTESHPDTLLGSPVGRGGEVPLLKMAAEDGGQEDEGKREVDRYSSPQNHHHSHHPQQDKLLSNRDLMDTSLSAIGSKASANPEVQGMVSMTFSETAWETMEWLDLTPPSSATAFSIAPPSAPSIFNAEFLDVTDINLNSATDLHLEHW
- the myocd gene encoding myocardin isoform X3 yields the protein MTLLGSEHSILIRSKFRSVLQLRLQQRRTREQLADQGIMPHPASGGSNLEAQLRLKRAQLAEDLNKKLALRPGPMELVQKNIIPLDSAITMTVNHGKLPKQEDSYAFEEDSSSESLSPEQHHSDESQGSACPSSEAVGSTASSSSSPALTSERQGGVSRDPPDQSQDEGLSGANNSQTTPPIPVPAIVKSKSSDKNRHKKPKDVKPKVKKLKYHQYIPPDQKAEKSPPPMDSAYARLLQQQQLFLQLQILSQQKHTHAQSQTQQSQHPHTHTPQTQAQAQSQAQAQQRQPTFSYQPHTPAHTQKGVSEQLSACSSSAPSSTANSNSSSPVKNTFPNQSNIAQVKPGPLPSNLDDLKVSELRQHLRIRGMPVSGTKTALIERLRPFKDSNTGSSPSGSSDITTMTFPVTPTGSLSSYQSPSSSSALSQGGYYQYPSTSSTPPISPASSELSLSGSLPDSFSDVPMSSPTQFALHPSPAQLGVEDGFGGGGGGSMGGAGQRMGEVGGMDGVEAEKDKMLVEKQKVIEELTWKLHQEQRQVEELKMQLHKRKRCYGATQDTVPPASHPPMHHQQHQTPAMMGQHFFGVTIKQEPLSLSSSCPLSSPKQPKCPPGSCREDMGHCGSSITNMGVPGGPQCMDTGPASGSPTAMSTFLSPQCSPQDSPIRKSSSSPQPSSPNNPYLLSPQLGRDGCSHPHTQGNNRACNMQMQQKSGGPPINCSYPSNQRGLQGVYPSSADCGLNNSSPAKAESQNMQPKMSVLPKCQVPPPAFSSSDSDASDLRQPPCYEDAVKQQLTRSQQMDELLDVLIESGEMPANAREERERSSVTKVMPHITVSPGCPGLLIPWFHRHYEHLSPNQLPYDHAANHVTESHPDTLLGSPVGRGGEVPLLKMAAEDGGQEDEGKREVDRYSSPQNHHHSHHPQQDKLLSNRDLMDTSLSAIGSKASANPEVQGMVSMTFSETAWETMEWLDLTPPSSATAFSIAPPSAPSIFNAEFLDVTDINLNSATDLHLEHW
- the myocd gene encoding myocardin isoform X7, yielding MTLLGSEHSILIRSKFRSVNHGKLPKQEDSYAFEEDSSSESLSPEQHHSDESQGSACPSSEAVGSTASSSSSPALTSERQGGVSRDPPDQSQDEGLSGANNSQTTPPIPVPAIVKSKSSDKNRHKKPKDVKPKVKKLKYHQYIPPDQKAEKSPPPMDSAYARLLQQQQLFLQLQILSQQKHTHAQSQTQQSQHPHTHTPQTQAQAQSQAQAQQRQPTFSYQPHTPAHTQKGVSEQLSACSSSAPSSTANSNSSSPVKNTFPNQSNIAQVKPGPLPSNLDDLKVSELRQHLRIRGMPVSGTKTALIERLRPFKDSNTGSSPSGSSDITTMTFPVTPTGSLSSYQSPSSSSALSQGGYYQYPSTSSTPPISPASSELSLSGSLPDSFSDVPMSSPTQFALHPSPAQLGVEDGFGGGGGGSMGGAGQRMGEVGGMDGVEAEKDKMLVEKQKVIEELTWKLHQEQRQVEELKMQLHKRKRCYGATQDTVPPASHPPMHHQQHQTPAMMGQHFFGVTIKQEPLSLSSSCPLSSPKQPKCPPGSCREDMGHCGSSITNMGVPGGPQCMDTGPASGSPTAMSTFLSPQCSPQDSPIRKSSSSPQPSSPNNPYLLSPQLGRDGCSHPHTQGNNRACNMQMQQKSGGPPINCSYPSNQRGLQGVYPSSADCGLNNSSPAKAESQNMQPKMSVLPKCQVPPPAFSSSDSDASDLRQPPCYEDAVKQQLTRSQQMDELLDVLIESGEMPANAREERERSSVTKVMPHITVSPGCPGLLIPWFHRHYEHLSPNQLPYDHAANHVTESHPDTLLGSPVGRGGEVPLLKMAAEDGGQEDEGKREVDRYSSPQNHHHSHHPQQDKLLSNRDLMDTSLSAIGSKASANPEVQGMVSMTFSETAWETMEWLDLTPPSSATAFSIAPPSAPSIFNAEFLDVTDINLNSATDLHLEHW